From a single Kitasatospora azatica KCTC 9699 genomic region:
- a CDS encoding RDD family protein, with amino-acid sequence MDSREALGSWLEGPKAAAERMGADFGYRGERLGRPQTGSGSVAGPGRRIGALFVDGWIANLIAYGLLAHGNLQKANLYGLPVFFAINAILLATAGTTFGKRLFGLRVVRLDGGRATIPQMLLRTLLLCMVVPAVVWDRDSRGLHDKAVGTVEVRS; translated from the coding sequence GTGGACAGTAGAGAAGCACTGGGATCGTGGCTGGAGGGCCCCAAGGCCGCGGCCGAGCGGATGGGCGCCGACTTCGGCTACCGCGGTGAGCGGCTCGGCCGCCCGCAGACCGGCTCCGGCTCGGTGGCCGGGCCCGGCCGACGGATCGGCGCGCTCTTCGTCGACGGTTGGATCGCCAACCTGATCGCCTACGGGCTGCTCGCCCACGGCAACCTGCAGAAGGCCAACCTCTACGGCCTGCCGGTCTTCTTCGCGATCAACGCGATCCTGCTGGCAACCGCCGGGACGACCTTCGGCAAGCGGCTCTTCGGCCTGCGGGTGGTCCGGCTGGACGGTGGCCGGGCGACCATCCCGCAGATGCTGCTGCGCACCCTGCTGCTCTGCATGGTGGTGCCGGCCGTGGTCTGGGACCGCGACTCGCGCGGGCTGCACGACAAGGCGGTCGGCACGGTCGAGGTCCGCAGCTGA
- a CDS encoding DUF4191 domain-containing protein, with the protein MARETSDTPGRLKQIRQAYIMTKKVDTKIGLIIGGVGLLTFGVFLAIGFLIGHPIYLGILGFIVAFLAAAIVFGRRAERAAFGQMEGQPGAAAAVLNNIKRGWSANPTPVAVTRSQDAVYRAVGRAGIALIGEGNPNRVRPLLAAEKKKMSRVVGDIPVHDIVVGDGEGEVPLKKLQITLMRLPRAISPAQVTETNDRLRALGDLLSKAPIPKGPMPKGARMPKGGGQAR; encoded by the coding sequence ATGGCGAGGGAAACATCCGATACTCCTGGGCGACTCAAGCAGATCCGCCAGGCGTACATCATGACCAAGAAGGTCGACACCAAGATCGGCCTGATCATCGGAGGCGTTGGCCTCCTCACCTTCGGCGTGTTCCTCGCCATCGGTTTCCTGATCGGTCACCCCATCTACCTGGGGATCCTGGGCTTCATCGTGGCGTTCCTGGCCGCGGCCATCGTCTTCGGCCGTCGGGCTGAGCGGGCCGCGTTCGGGCAGATGGAGGGCCAGCCCGGCGCTGCCGCGGCCGTGCTCAACAACATCAAGCGCGGCTGGAGCGCCAACCCGACCCCGGTGGCGGTCACCCGCAGCCAGGACGCGGTCTACCGCGCGGTGGGCCGGGCCGGCATCGCGCTGATCGGTGAGGGCAACCCGAACCGGGTGCGCCCGCTGCTCGCGGCCGAGAAGAAGAAGATGTCCCGCGTGGTCGGCGACATCCCGGTGCACGACATCGTGGTCGGCGACGGCGAGGGCGAGGTGCCGCTGAAGAAGCTGCAGATCACCCTGATGCGGCTGCCCCGCGCCATCTCGCCGGCCCAGGTGACCGAGACCAACGACCGGCTGCGTGCGCTGGGCGACCTGCTCTCCAAGGCGCCGATCCCCAAGGGCCCGATGCCGAAGGGCGCCCGGATGCCCAAGGGCGGCGGGCAGGCTCGCTGA
- the lipA gene encoding lipoyl synthase, with translation MSAVAPDGRKLLRLEVRNSETPIERKPEWIKTRAKMGPEYNALQSLVKKEGLHTVCQEAGCPNIFECWEDREATFLIGGDQCTRRCDFCQIDTGKPADFDRDEPRRVAESIVTMDLNYATITGVARDDLEDGGAWLYAETVRQVHAMTASREAGRTGVELLIPDFNAVPEQLAEVFSSRPEVLAHNVETVPRIFKRIRPAFRYERSLDVITQARAAGLVTKSNLILGMGETREEVSQALADLVGAGCELITITQYLRPSVRHHPVERWVKPQEFVELQQEAEELGFAGVMSGPLVRSSYRAGRLYRQALEHRAKSAV, from the coding sequence GTGTCCGCTGTCGCACCCGACGGCAGGAAGCTTCTCCGCCTGGAGGTCCGCAACAGCGAGACCCCCATCGAGCGGAAGCCCGAGTGGATCAAGACCCGGGCGAAGATGGGCCCGGAGTACAACGCCCTCCAGTCGCTGGTGAAGAAGGAGGGGCTGCACACGGTCTGTCAGGAGGCCGGCTGCCCCAACATCTTCGAGTGCTGGGAGGACCGCGAGGCCACCTTCCTGATCGGCGGTGACCAGTGCACCCGCCGCTGTGACTTCTGCCAGATCGACACCGGCAAGCCCGCCGACTTCGACCGGGACGAGCCGCGCCGGGTCGCCGAGTCCATCGTCACCATGGACCTCAACTACGCGACCATCACCGGTGTCGCCCGTGACGACCTGGAGGACGGCGGCGCCTGGCTGTACGCCGAGACGGTCCGCCAGGTGCACGCGATGACCGCCTCCCGCGAGGCCGGCCGCACCGGTGTCGAGCTGCTGATCCCCGACTTCAACGCGGTGCCCGAGCAGCTGGCCGAGGTCTTCTCGTCCCGCCCCGAGGTGCTGGCGCACAACGTCGAGACGGTGCCGCGGATCTTCAAGCGGATCCGCCCCGCGTTCCGCTACGAGCGTTCGCTGGACGTCATCACCCAGGCCCGCGCGGCCGGTCTGGTGACCAAGTCCAACCTGATCCTGGGCATGGGCGAGACCCGCGAGGAGGTCAGCCAGGCGCTGGCCGACCTGGTCGGCGCCGGCTGCGAGCTGATCACCATCACCCAGTACCTGCGCCCCTCGGTGCGTCATCACCCCGTGGAGCGGTGGGTCAAGCCGCAGGAGTTCGTGGAGCTGCAGCAGGAGGCCGAGGAGCTCGGCTTCGCCGGCGTGATGTCCGGGCCGCTGGTGCGCTCCTCCTACCGCGCGGGCCGGCTGTACCGGCAGGCGCTGGAGCACCGGGCGAAGTCCGCGGTCTGA
- the lipB gene encoding lipoyl(octanoyl) transferase LipB — protein MGIGESAVPYQLAWEEQQRLHALRMADEIPDTVLLLEHPPVFTAGKRTKPEDLPLDDTPVVQVNRGGEGTWHGPGQLVGYPIVKLPEPMDVVAYVRRLEEALIRACADLGVESTRVEGRSGVWVLGQELPDATVDPAQVVDIGKLTLRMGLPLGIDPRLAGPEYAPSNAGQRGDDRKLAAIGVRVARGVTMHGFALNCNPDMTWFDRIIPCGIRDAGVGSLSTELGRDVPVGEVVPVVEKRLAEVLAELPDPALTH, from the coding sequence ATGGGCATCGGCGAGAGCGCCGTCCCCTACCAGCTGGCCTGGGAGGAGCAGCAGCGGCTGCACGCGCTGCGGATGGCCGACGAGATCCCGGACACCGTGCTGCTGCTGGAGCACCCGCCGGTCTTCACCGCCGGCAAGCGGACCAAGCCCGAGGACCTGCCGCTGGACGACACCCCCGTGGTCCAGGTCAACCGCGGCGGCGAGGGCACCTGGCACGGCCCGGGCCAGCTGGTCGGCTACCCGATCGTCAAGCTGCCCGAGCCGATGGACGTGGTCGCCTATGTCCGCCGGCTCGAGGAGGCCCTGATCCGCGCCTGCGCCGACCTGGGCGTGGAGTCCACCCGGGTCGAGGGCCGCAGCGGCGTCTGGGTGCTCGGCCAGGAGCTGCCGGACGCGACGGTGGACCCGGCCCAGGTGGTCGACATCGGCAAGCTGACCCTGCGGATGGGCCTGCCGCTGGGCATCGACCCGCGCCTGGCCGGCCCCGAGTACGCGCCGTCCAACGCCGGCCAGCGCGGCGACGACCGCAAGCTGGCCGCGATCGGCGTCCGGGTGGCGCGCGGCGTGACCATGCACGGCTTCGCGCTCAACTGCAATCCGGACATGACCTGGTTCGACCGGATCATCCCCTGCGGGATCCGGGACGCCGGGGTGGGCTCGCTCTCCACCGAGCTGGGCCGGGACGTGCCGGTCGGCGAGGTGGTCCCGGTGGTCGAGAAGCGGCTGGCCGAGGTCCTCGCCGAGCTACCCGACCCCGCCCTCACCCACTGA
- a CDS encoding helix-turn-helix domain-containing protein, with protein MSHPAPPSDGAPGTATPSGAAPALRRLLDLLAGGTAATENFSEVLAEARRQGADPGLLAELDEATWLALRVHRTLRQHRRRETELTALFDTATDLAASRDLDAVLQAIVRRARMLLGTDTAYLTLPDEAAGDTYMRVTDGSVSTLFQNLRLSLGDGLGGLVAQTARPYATPDYRTDDRFRHTGRIDAGVLEEGLVAILGVPLLLGKSVIGVLFAADRSPRAFSPDEVALLCSLAAHAAIALDTAKALADTRAALAELNAANTVIQAHAAAVQRAEQAHDRLTDLVLRGADVAEVAAELAGLLECEIAVHDAEGHPLAGRPAAPQRLAEAVERSRTEGRSVRHGDRWVCAVLAGQEPLGSLVLRGRPELDDADRRLFERGGVVTALLLLLRRSVAEAENRVRGELLTDLLTAPGRDPAGLLARGRRLGVDLARRHLVLVAETAPDGRARLAGAAAQYLFGQRAPAGSRGVSAEHGEAVVLLLPDDGATSPDAAAAAAAERLARLAGQPVTVGGGRVAAGPAALAAAHAEAVRCVRALRALGRAGDGASAQSLGFLGVLLGDGHDVAGFVERTLGPLLDYDARRGTELVRTVRAYFACGGSLTRAKDELHVHVNTVVQRLDRVEVLLGRDWSHPERSLELQLALRLQLLSDSHSDG; from the coding sequence ATGAGCCACCCCGCCCCGCCGTCCGACGGCGCACCCGGCACGGCGACGCCGAGCGGCGCCGCTCCCGCGCTGCGCCGGCTGCTCGACCTGCTCGCCGGCGGCACGGCGGCCACCGAGAACTTCTCCGAAGTGCTCGCCGAGGCCCGCCGCCAGGGCGCCGACCCGGGGTTGCTGGCCGAACTGGACGAGGCCACCTGGCTGGCCCTGCGGGTGCACCGGACGCTGCGTCAGCACCGCCGCCGCGAGACCGAGTTGACCGCCCTCTTCGACACCGCCACCGACTTGGCCGCCTCCCGCGACCTGGACGCCGTCCTCCAGGCGATCGTCCGCCGGGCCCGGATGCTGCTCGGCACCGACACCGCCTATCTGACCCTGCCGGACGAGGCGGCCGGCGACACCTACATGCGGGTCACCGACGGCTCGGTCTCGACCCTCTTCCAGAACCTGCGGCTCAGCCTCGGCGACGGCCTCGGCGGCCTGGTCGCGCAGACCGCCCGCCCGTACGCCACCCCCGACTACCGCACCGACGACCGGTTCCGGCACACCGGCCGGATCGACGCGGGAGTGCTGGAGGAGGGGCTGGTCGCGATCCTGGGCGTGCCGCTACTGCTCGGCAAGAGCGTGATCGGGGTGCTGTTCGCCGCCGACCGCTCGCCACGCGCCTTCTCCCCCGACGAGGTCGCGCTGCTCTGCTCGCTGGCCGCACACGCCGCGATCGCGCTGGACACGGCGAAGGCGCTGGCCGACACCCGGGCCGCGCTCGCCGAACTGAACGCCGCCAACACGGTCATCCAGGCGCACGCCGCCGCGGTGCAGCGCGCCGAGCAGGCCCACGACCGGCTCACCGACCTGGTGCTGCGCGGGGCCGACGTGGCCGAGGTGGCCGCCGAGCTGGCCGGACTGCTCGAGTGCGAGATCGCGGTGCACGACGCCGAGGGCCACCCGCTGGCCGGGCGCCCCGCCGCGCCGCAGCGGCTCGCCGAGGCGGTGGAGCGCTCGCGGACCGAGGGCCGCTCGGTCCGGCACGGCGACCGCTGGGTCTGCGCGGTGCTGGCCGGCCAGGAGCCGCTGGGCAGCCTGGTGCTCCGCGGCCGGCCCGAACTGGACGACGCCGACCGGCGGTTGTTCGAGCGCGGCGGCGTGGTCACCGCGCTGCTCCTGCTGCTGCGCCGCTCGGTGGCGGAGGCGGAGAACCGGGTCCGCGGCGAGCTGCTCACCGACCTGCTGACCGCGCCCGGGCGCGACCCGGCCGGGCTGCTGGCCCGCGGCCGCCGGCTCGGCGTGGACCTGGCCCGCCGGCACCTGGTGCTGGTCGCCGAGACCGCTCCGGACGGCCGGGCCCGCCTCGCCGGGGCCGCCGCGCAGTACCTCTTCGGGCAGCGGGCGCCGGCCGGCTCGCGCGGGGTCAGCGCCGAGCACGGCGAAGCCGTGGTGCTGCTGCTGCCGGACGACGGCGCCACCTCCCCCGACGCCGCCGCGGCGGCCGCCGCCGAACGACTGGCCCGGCTGGCCGGACAGCCGGTGACGGTCGGCGGCGGACGGGTCGCGGCCGGCCCCGCCGCGCTGGCCGCCGCGCACGCGGAGGCGGTGCGCTGCGTGCGGGCGCTGCGGGCCCTGGGGCGGGCGGGGGACGGCGCCTCGGCCCAGTCGCTCGGCTTCCTCGGCGTGCTGCTCGGCGACGGGCACGACGTCGCGGGCTTCGTGGAGCGCACCCTCGGCCCTCTGCTGGACTACGACGCCCGCCGGGGCACCGAGCTGGTCCGCACCGTCCGCGCCTACTTCGCCTGCGGCGGCAGCCTCACCCGCGCCAAGGACGAGCTGCACGTCCACGTGAACACCGTGGTGCAGCGCCTGGACCGGGTCGAGGTGCTGCTCGGCCGCGACTGGAGCCACCCGGAGCGCTCGCTGGAGCTGCAGCTGGCACTGCGGCTGCAGCTGCTCTCGGACAGCCACTCGGACGGGTGA
- a CDS encoding regulator: protein MPQRPATDSPAYGPLEPLDPHGRHSEPGSHGEPLLPGATLPGQRQDRPLAEHHPDGLAADAPHSDPSRAQNPLLAALIEEAGFSHAGLARRVDQLGLEHGLDLRYDKTSVTRWLRGQQPRGATPALIAEVFTRRLGRRLSAQDIGLDACAPVYAGLEFAETPQEAVDIVASMWRKDTGPQSELRRIAFTPAGLVVPSRDWLIGRGDEQVARDGSAGIYVPGPDGPLSRLDPTAEHGDQPARAGIPAGRVPSQARRPLVSGTRTAALPPPRPEDRPRAPRAGLRVGRGDIAAVRAVGDLFRALDNAYGGGHARQALVRYLESEAEPMLRGRYGEQIGRALFAAVADLTRLAGWTSFDIAAHGLAQRYFVQALRLSQAAGDRVLGGYVLITMSQQAVHLGHGREAVQLARVAQQGVGTASPATVQSLMHAAEARGHGVLGDARSCTTALVRSERALALARPGDDLPSWARYFDEAQLADEFAHCYRDLQQWRPAAQHAEKSLRLRSATYARSRVFCRIVLAAARLGLGDLDESCALATEALRAAGEMRSARTVEYLRDFHRRLAPYRGSPAARAFEEAARQAGVI from the coding sequence ATGCCCCAACGGCCTGCAACCGACAGCCCGGCCTACGGTCCGCTCGAACCACTGGACCCGCACGGACGGCACAGCGAACCCGGATCGCACGGCGAGCCGCTGCTTCCCGGCGCCACCCTGCCCGGGCAGCGCCAGGACCGACCGCTGGCCGAGCACCATCCGGACGGGCTCGCGGCGGACGCCCCGCACTCCGACCCGAGCCGCGCCCAGAACCCGCTGCTCGCGGCACTGATCGAGGAGGCCGGCTTCTCGCACGCGGGCCTGGCCCGACGGGTCGACCAGCTGGGCCTGGAACACGGCCTGGACCTGCGCTACGACAAGACCTCGGTGACCCGCTGGCTGCGTGGCCAGCAGCCGCGCGGCGCCACGCCCGCGCTGATCGCCGAGGTGTTCACCCGCCGGCTCGGCCGTCGGCTCTCCGCCCAGGACATCGGCCTGGACGCCTGCGCGCCGGTGTACGCCGGCCTGGAGTTCGCCGAGACGCCGCAGGAGGCGGTGGACATCGTCGCCAGCATGTGGCGCAAGGACACCGGGCCGCAGTCCGAGCTGCGGCGGATCGCCTTCACCCCGGCCGGCCTGGTGGTGCCCAGCCGCGACTGGCTGATCGGGCGCGGCGACGAGCAGGTCGCCCGGGACGGCTCGGCGGGCATCTACGTGCCGGGCCCGGACGGCCCGCTGTCCCGGCTCGACCCGACGGCCGAGCACGGCGACCAGCCGGCCCGCGCCGGCATCCCGGCGGGCCGGGTGCCCTCGCAGGCCCGCCGCCCGCTGGTCTCCGGCACCCGGACCGCCGCGCTGCCGCCACCGCGTCCGGAGGACCGCCCCCGGGCGCCGCGTGCCGGGCTGCGGGTGGGACGCGGCGACATCGCCGCCGTCCGCGCGGTCGGCGACCTGTTCCGCGCGCTGGACAACGCCTACGGCGGCGGCCACGCCCGCCAGGCGCTGGTCCGGTACCTGGAGAGCGAGGCCGAGCCGATGCTGCGCGGCCGCTACGGCGAGCAGATCGGCCGGGCACTGTTCGCCGCCGTCGCCGACCTGACCCGGCTGGCCGGCTGGACCAGCTTCGACATCGCCGCGCACGGCCTGGCCCAGCGCTACTTCGTGCAGGCGCTGCGGCTCTCCCAGGCGGCCGGCGACCGGGTGCTCGGCGGCTACGTGCTGATCACCATGAGCCAGCAGGCGGTGCACCTGGGCCACGGCCGGGAGGCCGTCCAACTCGCCCGGGTGGCGCAGCAGGGCGTCGGCACGGCGTCCCCCGCCACCGTCCAGTCGCTGATGCACGCCGCCGAGGCGCGCGGCCACGGGGTGCTGGGCGACGCCCGCTCCTGCACCACCGCGCTGGTCCGCTCCGAGCGCGCCCTCGCGCTGGCCCGCCCCGGCGACGACCTGCCCTCCTGGGCCCGCTACTTCGACGAAGCCCAGCTCGCCGACGAGTTCGCACACTGCTACCGCGACCTGCAGCAGTGGCGCCCGGCCGCCCAGCACGCCGAGAAGTCACTGCGCCTGCGCTCGGCCACCTACGCCCGCAGCAGGGTCTTCTGCCGCATCGTGCTGGCCGCCGCCCGCCTGGGCCTCGGCGACCTGGACGAGTCCTGCGCCCTCGCCACTGAGGCCCTGCGCGCCGCCGGCGAGATGCGCTCCGCCCGCACCGTCGAATACCTGCGCGACTTCCACCGCCGCCTCGCCCCCTACCGCGGCAGCCCCGCCGCCCGCGCCTTCGAAGAGGCAGCCCGCCAGGCGGGGGTGATCTGA
- a CDS encoding NAD(P)/FAD-dependent oxidoreductase: protein MTPHDIARRSRPDDPDVVVVGAGLAGLAVARSLTTAGLQVQVLEATERLGGRMAGHQLDGYRLDHGGQLLNTGFPELVRRLDLDDLALCPLAPGVLVHSGGRRYRVGAPQLPTARQAAARSPLGSPLEKARLGATLGRLAGTPVARLLTRPETTTARALADRGLPPKVVEGFLRPLLTALLSDPALGTSSRVADLVLRGYARGRLALPAAGTAAVPGQLAGALPPGTVRLGVRVTAVGTDGVATAEHGRIGARAVVLATDARSAAELLPGLRLPDFHSVTTYYHTASQSPLNEAVLLLDADRSSGPAPVSHSLVLSQVHESYAPAGRSLVATTVLGRRAFGAGGPAALEPAVRARLAELYGVSAREWEFLSVRHLPDAVPAMPPPHNFRRPVRVLAGLYVCGDHRDTSSAQGALVSGRRAADAVLRDLGLATVPQVRQDRAAA, encoded by the coding sequence GTGACCCCACACGACATAGCCCGCCGCAGCCGCCCCGACGACCCCGACGTGGTCGTGGTGGGCGCTGGGCTGGCCGGCCTCGCGGTCGCCCGCTCGTTGACCACCGCCGGACTACAGGTCCAGGTGCTGGAGGCGACCGAGCGGCTCGGCGGCCGGATGGCCGGCCACCAGCTGGACGGATACCGGCTGGACCACGGCGGCCAACTGCTCAACACCGGATTTCCCGAGCTGGTCCGCCGGCTCGACCTGGACGACCTGGCGCTGTGCCCGCTGGCACCCGGGGTGCTGGTGCACAGCGGCGGCCGCCGCTACCGGGTCGGCGCCCCGCAACTGCCCACCGCAAGGCAGGCCGCCGCCCGTTCACCGCTGGGCAGCCCGCTGGAGAAGGCCCGGCTCGGCGCCACCCTCGGCCGGCTGGCCGGCACCCCGGTCGCCCGGCTGCTGACCCGGCCCGAGACCACCACCGCCCGCGCGCTGGCCGACCGCGGCCTGCCGCCCAAGGTGGTGGAAGGCTTCCTGCGCCCCCTGCTCACCGCGCTGCTCAGCGACCCCGCACTGGGCACCAGCAGCCGGGTCGCCGACCTGGTGCTGCGCGGCTACGCCCGCGGCCGCCTCGCCCTGCCCGCCGCCGGCACCGCGGCCGTCCCCGGACAGCTCGCCGGGGCCCTGCCGCCGGGCACGGTACGGCTCGGGGTGCGGGTGACCGCGGTCGGCACCGACGGGGTGGCCACCGCCGAGCACGGTCGGATCGGCGCCCGCGCGGTGGTGCTGGCCACCGACGCCCGCTCGGCGGCCGAGCTGCTGCCCGGTCTGCGGCTACCCGACTTCCACTCCGTGACGACCTACTACCACACCGCCTCCCAGTCGCCGTTGAACGAGGCGGTGCTGCTGCTGGACGCCGACCGCAGCTCCGGCCCGGCCCCGGTCTCGCACTCGCTGGTCCTCAGTCAGGTCCACGAGTCCTACGCCCCGGCCGGCCGCTCCCTGGTGGCCACCACCGTGCTCGGCCGCCGGGCCTTCGGCGCCGGCGGGCCGGCCGCACTCGAGCCCGCGGTACGGGCCCGGCTGGCCGAGCTGTACGGGGTCTCGGCGCGCGAGTGGGAGTTCCTGAGCGTCCGTCACCTGCCGGACGCGGTACCGGCCATGCCGCCACCGCACAACTTCCGCCGCCCGGTGCGGGTCCTCGCCGGCCTCTACGTCTGCGGCGACCACCGCGACACCAGCAGCGCCCAGGGCGCCCTGGTCTCCGGCCGGCGAGCAGCCGACGCGGTGCTGCGCGACCTCGGCCTGGCCACCGTCCCCCAGGTCCGCCAGGACCGGGCGGCGGCCTGA
- a CDS encoding TIGR01777 family oxidoreductase translates to MRIAVTGSTGLIGSALVRSLLADGHQVVRLVRRRSELGPRPDGTVGVGWHPARGELDRAGLLGVEAVVHLAGAGVADRRWTEAYRREIRDSRVLGTRTLAAALAELDAPPAVLVSASAVGYYGQTGDRLIDETAPAGDDFLARVCVDWEGAARPAAEAGIRVVHPRTGLVLSAEGGAGGRLFPLFKLGLGGRLGSGEQYWSFISLADQIAALRFLIDNAQVSGPVNLTAPHPVTNAELTAAMGRVLGRPTLFAVPEFALKLVLGEMAVEVVGSHRVVPAKLLAAGFSFAHPEVDDAVRAAL, encoded by the coding sequence ATGCGCATCGCTGTCACCGGTTCCACGGGGCTGATCGGCTCCGCCCTCGTCCGTTCGCTGCTGGCCGACGGCCACCAGGTGGTCCGGCTGGTCCGCCGGCGCTCGGAGCTCGGGCCGCGGCCCGACGGCACGGTCGGTGTCGGCTGGCATCCGGCCCGTGGCGAGCTGGACCGGGCCGGCCTGCTGGGCGTCGAGGCGGTGGTCCACCTGGCCGGCGCCGGGGTGGCCGACCGCCGCTGGACCGAGGCCTACCGGCGCGAGATCCGCGACAGCCGGGTGCTCGGCACCCGCACCCTGGCCGCCGCGCTGGCCGAACTGGACGCCCCGCCCGCGGTGTTGGTCAGTGCCTCGGCGGTGGGCTACTACGGGCAGACCGGGGACCGGCTGATCGACGAGACGGCGCCGGCCGGGGACGACTTCCTGGCCCGGGTCTGCGTGGACTGGGAGGGTGCGGCGCGGCCGGCCGCCGAGGCGGGGATCCGGGTGGTGCATCCGCGCACCGGGCTGGTGCTGAGTGCCGAGGGCGGGGCCGGGGGACGGCTGTTCCCGCTGTTCAAGCTGGGGCTGGGCGGTCGGCTGGGCTCGGGCGAGCAGTACTGGAGCTTCATCTCGCTGGCCGACCAGATCGCGGCGCTGCGCTTCCTGATCGACAACGCGCAGGTCAGCGGGCCGGTCAACCTGACGGCGCCGCACCCGGTGACCAACGCCGAGCTGACCGCGGCGATGGGGCGGGTGCTGGGCCGGCCGACGCTGTTCGCGGTCCCGGAGTTCGCCTTGAAGCTGGTGCTGGGCGAGATGGCGGTGGAGGTGGTGGGCAGCCACCGGGTGGTGCCCGCGAAACTGCTGGCGGCCGGGTTCAGCTTCGCCCACCCGGAGGTGGACGACGCCGTGCGGGCCGCGCTCTGA
- a CDS encoding DUF2510 domain-containing protein — protein MSNSTPPGWYPDPATPAHERFWDGRDWTTRTRPLGPVQPVAVPVSDASPAYGHPAVPEPVESLGYGFPPAAPVPVPASAPAPLYGYQPAPGYFPPPPARKRTGLIVGILAGALVLVVLTAGVCIAVLKGSARPAPSAARPVPLAPAPSPRASGPGSPSSPSSPSAPRSPSRPATPPGSAAPVAPDGASVLDAAHGWTVPLPAGWTSEAHDAATSVLLATGPYDCPTPGGCVRGNFSIDTATTAGTDAQTVARQAMDSYAPQLFGPLAAHQELTSGPLTVAGLPGYAVRWHVVPQQAAQGFLLLIALPAPGGGFTTLVGSVDDDPKAPLPAVLDQIATGLRSATPANAA, from the coding sequence GTGAGCAACTCCACTCCTCCCGGCTGGTACCCGGACCCCGCGACGCCCGCGCACGAGCGCTTCTGGGACGGGCGCGACTGGACGACCCGCACCCGGCCGCTCGGGCCGGTGCAGCCGGTCGCGGTCCCGGTCTCCGACGCCTCGCCCGCGTACGGGCACCCGGCGGTGCCGGAGCCGGTGGAGTCGCTGGGGTACGGGTTTCCGCCGGCCGCCCCGGTACCGGTACCGGCATCGGCGCCCGCACCCCTGTACGGGTACCAGCCGGCGCCGGGGTACTTCCCGCCGCCACCGGCCCGCAAGCGCACCGGGCTGATCGTCGGGATCCTGGCGGGTGCGCTGGTGCTGGTGGTGCTGACGGCCGGGGTCTGCATCGCGGTGCTCAAGGGCTCGGCCCGCCCCGCGCCGAGCGCCGCCCGGCCGGTGCCGCTCGCCCCTGCGCCCTCGCCCCGGGCGAGTGGCCCGGGCTCCCCGTCGTCCCCGTCGTCCCCGTCCGCTCCGCGCTCCCCTTCCAGGCCCGCGACCCCGCCGGGCTCGGCCGCTCCGGTCGCCCCGGACGGCGCCTCGGTGCTGGACGCCGCCCATGGCTGGACCGTCCCGCTGCCGGCCGGCTGGACCTCCGAGGCGCACGACGCGGCCACCTCGGTGCTGCTGGCCACCGGCCCCTACGACTGCCCCACCCCCGGCGGCTGCGTACGCGGCAACTTCTCCATCGACACCGCCACCACCGCCGGCACCGACGCCCAGACGGTGGCCCGCCAGGCCATGGACTCCTACGCCCCGCAGCTCTTCGGCCCGCTCGCCGCGCACCAGGAGCTGACCAGTGGCCCGCTCACCGTGGCCGGCCTGCCCGGCTACGCCGTCCGCTGGCACGTGGTGCCGCAGCAGGCCGCCCAGGGCTTCCTGCTGCTGATCGCCCTCCCGGCCCCCGGCGGTGGCTTCACCACCCTGGTCGGCTCGGTGGACGACGACCCGAAGGCCCCGCTGCCCGCCGTGCTCGACCAGATCGCCACCGGACTGCGCTCCGCCACCCCCGCCAACGCGGCCTGA
- a CDS encoding DUF4240 domain-containing protein, producing MYETDFWQIIDETRDAAEGDPEDQADLLVERLAQLTPDEVIDFARLFEARFQRAYTRELWGAAQLMLGGASEDSFDFFRCWLIAQGREVFEGAVHHPDDLAELVPDFDEEEDGDAEEFGYAADEAHEQLTGMPLPDLGNNQPRQPEGSPFDFSDPAVMAKRFPKLWELYGD from the coding sequence ATGTACGAGACCGACTTCTGGCAGATCATCGACGAGACCCGGGACGCCGCCGAGGGGGATCCGGAGGACCAGGCCGACTTGTTGGTGGAGCGGCTTGCGCAGTTGACGCCGGACGAGGTGATCGACTTCGCGCGGTTGTTCGAGGCGCGGTTCCAGCGGGCGTACACCAGGGAGCTGTGGGGGGCGGCTCAGCTGATGTTGGGCGGGGCCTCGGAGGACTCGTTCGACTTCTTCCGGTGTTGGCTGATCGCGCAGGGGCGGGAGGTCTTCGAGGGGGCGGTGCACCATCCGGACGACCTGGCGGAGCTGGTGCCCGACTTCGACGAGGAGGAGGACGGGGACGCGGAGGAGTTCGGGTACGCGGCGGACGAGGCGCACGAGCAGCTCACCGGGATGCCGCTGCCGGATCTGGGGAACAATCAGCCGCGACAGCCGGAGGGCTCCCCGTTCGACTTCTCGGACCCCGCCGTGATGGCGAAGCGCTTCCCCAAGTTGTGGGAGCTGTACGGGGATTGA